In Rosa rugosa chromosome 4, drRosRugo1.1, whole genome shotgun sequence, the genomic stretch caaattttcagccaaattgatgattgttaaggtatctaactcgcttaaactaaTGGAttgactgaatctgtcaacttgaaccgtactagctttaaggcagttatcaaagccttaacgatcatcattttggctgaaaatttgcagagatgatctatacactagtacctaaaaactgaacggtcgagatgtagatatgcgaccgaaaactgacccaaaactcgaacttcacaagttaatttcaaagcggagctccgctctagataggaactgtatatatatatatatatatagtccttctcaggtaaggatatccttaccttagctaaggaaccgattttcatattttggccacttttcgatcacatattcacatcttaaccgttcagtttttaggtcctaatgtatagatcacttatgcaaattttcagctaaattgatgatcgttaagatatcgaactcgattaaatcaatgaacgaaccgaatctgttcAACCGGAatcgttcgtgttcataattgtaaattgcagttttgaatgccttaacgatcatcaatttagctgaaaatttgcagatgttatctatacattaggacctaaaaactgaacggttaagatgtgaatatgtgatcgaaaagttgtcaaaatatgaaaatctaTTCTATATGCTAAGATAAGGATATCCTTAACAAAgaaggcctatatatatatatatatatatatatatatatatatatatatattgagtcAATTGGCGTGTTGAGGGATATAGAGTGCATTCAAAGCCATCGTCTAAAGAGGGCCTCAATATTCATGAACAGCAAACCGTAGAAGGAAAATTCAAATATCAAGTAGATAattatatgtaatttatttGAAGCAGGTCCCAAAAGTCGCTGTTGAGTAGCATAACTTGGTTATTCCCGTACATACATAATGTCCAAAACCTCCTACTTGGAGTTATATATTAGTGGTATAAGTATATGTCTCTGTCATTCCCTGGAAAAGTAAACTCCAATGATGATGATGGTAATGTGATCGATGATAAATATGTACACACTTTCCATATGCAGCCACGTTGATCGAGCAATTAACTAGCATATCATCTATGAACACAGCATTATGCTTGGATTGGGATCAAGAAACATTGCGTTAAGTATTAGGGTTTCGGGGTCCAATGATGCATATACTTGTTGACTCATTGAAGCTTAGCTGCTTAATCTTTTGAGTAAGTATGGAGCTAAGAACTTCTAATTATATATAGAAGGGACTATTTTAATATAATTATAGGTGGAATGCGTGAATTAGGGTTTATATATATTAAGTTTACTCCAAAGGTAGTATAAGCTTAAATATATACggtctattatttttttttctaattttcaagTTACATATATAGGCTAGAGACTATGTAAGTTTTTAAGAGGTTGCACTATTAATTTTGAGGTTTAACAAAAATATAGTGAAGATGTTTCTAGCATGTTGTTCAACACGGGTGATGAGCGCATCTCTAACTATTCTATTTTGCATCAATCTACACGGTTGACTCTCAATCTTATAAATGTACGTAAATATGTTCAAAACTCAAGATATGGTATCAAAAACTTATAATTTCGTCTTTTTCTTACATTTAGTATGTCTTCAACTCAAGAAGCAAGTTGAAAATAAAACGAAAGAGTAGTAAAAACCAATTCGGGTTCGATTTTCTTCATCTccttaaattaaaaatgatCTACAAGACTATACTCCTAATAAAATATTTGGAAACCATAGTAGAAATAAGATGAGGACAAACCTTGTCATTACAATATATAGATACCTAACACAGCCGATTGCTCCGATCCTTTGTCCTCTTTACCTTCCCTTCAATGTTGATCAGCAGTTGACTTTACTACTTGTAAGGAATATCTACAAGACTACATCGCACCACACAGTATGCCTAAATCTAGCTAAGATTTAGTAGCAACTTTGGTGAGTGATCTTCATTTTTATCATCCCAAATTTATGACACAATAGGAAACCACATCGATGTTTTGGGTTTCCAATATAAACTCTTCATGAAGTTAATTACACAAGTGTGTATGATGAAGAATTTGGAATGTAAGAATTACATGATGAGGATCAACACCTCCTTAAACCTCACATGGGGTTGTTAAGTAAGATGAATGTGTATGCCAAGATATGATGCGATAGCGTCAAAAGATGACAAATGTTGTCGAAACaatccaattttttttatattatagaAAAGTATAAAGGACGGTTTGCTAGCCACTACTTGTTATTACATATATATTCAATTCAATTTTTCAAcaatttgactttttttttttttgcatgtgTTATTCATCAAAAAGTATGTGTGCTCgcgtctctatatatatatatatatatatatagagagagagagagagagagagagagagagaacagcaGTAGAGcactaaaaatgaaaattaaatcCCGATTATGAGCTTGCAAAAGTGGATAATGCAGCTCATTTTCACCACGTGAGTATTTTAAAAAGTTGCTAACGGCTTGGCTGCCCAAATAtataaaagaatgaattaccAACCCAATGATGGTCCTTGGAGTTGAGCATTCCAGTGTGGACTAAACCCTAAAGAAATAGAGAAACAAAGAACAAAGACTTTGCATGCTTCGGTGTCTGCGGCCTTTGCATTCGAAAAGTCACTTCTCAATATCAAATCTCGATTAAGTATTAATGACAACTCAATCTTGCTTAATCTCAATTATTATGTCACTGCCAAAAAAAAACTTGATAAAAATATGTGGGTAAGTACGACTCGGAAGCTTTCTCTAGCTTCTCCAGTTCATTCACCTAAATTTCTAGTACTACAAATATAGAGTCTGTCCATTCATTCTATCCATCTTTCTAAGTTTGAGCAACATTGAGGAGAGGGAGATTGGTTCATGGCCAAGGGTAAATTTCAACCTAAAGAACTCCCTGTAGCAACCATGAGCTATCCCTACTACTCTcctccaccaccttcaccacctcTCCCTTGTGCTCCGCCACCCCCGTCTCCACCGCCCCCATGTAACCCTGTAACTGCAtcaccacctccacctccaccacctcATCGCCATGgccatcatcaccatcatcatccaaAATCACCCCCGAAACAGTACAATGCGcaaccacctcctcctccatcaccatcaccaccacctcCCCATCACCATGACTATCCCAAGCCACCGCCTCTGTCatctcctcctccaccacctcATCACCATGACTATCCTAAGCCACCATCTCCATCACCTCCACCGCCaccacatcatcatcatcatcatcatcactacCCTAAACCATCACCACCTCCTCCATCACCATCTCCTCCGCCACCGCATCACCATGACTATCCTAAACCTCCGCCACCTTCTCCTTCACCACCTCACCACCATGATTACCCTAAACCTCCGCCACCCACTGCTTCACCACCACACCACCACGACTACCCTAAACCTCCACCACCCACTGCTTCACCACCACACCACCATGACTACCCAAAGCCTCCACCACCTACTGCATCACCACCACATCACCATGACTGTCCACCGCCAACCTGGGCTACTCCTCCAGCTTCACCACCATCAGTTCCAGCACTGCCACCACCTCACGGCTCGGCTCCACCACCACATGGTTATCATCACACCCCACCTACTGCCCTCCCACCACCACATTACCCTCCAAAATCATCACCACCAAAACCCAGCTATGAGGCGCCGCCTCCAAAGTCCGTATACCCACCAAAACCCAGTGAAGGTGCTCCACCACCCAAACCAGTATATCCACCAAAGCCAAGTAAGGGCGCACCACCCCCCAAGTCGTACCCACCAAAGCCAAGTAAGGGCGCGCCGCCACCAAAGTCCGTATACCCACCAAAACCCAGTGAAGGTGCACCACCACCCAAGTCCGTTTACCCACCAAAGCCCAGTAAGGGAGCTCCACCACCGAAATCTTCATATCCACCAAAGCCAAGCAAGGGAGCTCCTCCACCGAAGTCAGTAATATATCCACCAAAGCCAAGTAAGGGTGCGCCACCTCCAGGGTACAATGGACATTTTCCTCCACCTCCCACATACTACGGTGCTCCTCCTCCACCTTTCGGAGGCATCCCACCGTCCTCCAATGAACTGGCCCCACCTCCCGGCGGGAAAAATCACACCACTGTCATCGCCGTGTGTGTCTCACTAGGCGGTGCA encodes the following:
- the LOC133744247 gene encoding extensin-like, giving the protein MAKGKFQPKELPVATMSYPYYSPPPPSPPLPCAPPPPSPPPPCNPVTASPPPPPPPHRHGHHHHHHPKSPPKQYNAQPPPPPSPSPPPPHHHDYPKPPPLSSPPPPPHHHDYPKPPSPSPPPPPHHHHHHHHYPKPSPPPPSPSPPPPHHHDYPKPPPPSPSPPHHHDYPKPPPPTASPPHHHDYPKPPPPTASPPHHHDYPKPPPPTASPPHHHDCPPPTWATPPASPPSVPALPPPHGSAPPPHGYHHTPPTALPPPHYPPKSSPPKPSYEAPPPKSVYPPKPSEGAPPPKPVYPPKPSKGAPPPKSYPPKPSKGAPPPKSVYPPKPSEGAPPPKSVYPPKPSKGAPPPKSSYPPKPSKGAPPPKSVIYPPKPSKGAPPPGYNGHFPPPPTYYGAPPPPFGGIPPSSNELAPPPGGKNHTTVIAVCVSLGGAFFLAFLLVGLFCFAKKKKKRVMVPAAVPCEPEEEVHETVIATGVYGGGEASAAAAGGGAGYGGEGGGPPPHEPEIVGAGGAGGAGYGHHPSY